The DNA window AGGTTATTCTTCTTCAAAGCAGTATTAGTCTATTTGACAGTAAAGATAACAACTATTTTGACAAAAACTATTTCTATATATTACGACCGATTAATATGCAAAATGCAACTATCAAAGTTGATGATTTTTCTATTCACACACAAAACCTTATGGAGATCAAAAACAATAATATAAGTTTGAAACAAGTCTTAGAAGAAATAGTTCATTGTTTACACAATTTGAGAGTTTCGGGACAAGGTACGGTTGAACCTAGTTTTTACACATATGTTAACAATATACAAACTAAAATAAACATGCTGCTTAAATAGTTTTTAGCAAAAATAGTATTATACTTCCTTTTATTAGTTACAATATTAAAAGTAATTAAAAAGGATAAAGGATATAAAGATTGGATATCAGAATTGACAATGATTTTAATTTAGCATTTGATTCGAATTTACAGCTTGTTGATAGTATTGAAGAACAAAAACAACGACTATTCATATTCTTGAAGACTCCAAAAGGTAGTCTTTTCTATGATCCTCAATGGGGTTTGGATTATTCACACATTGTGAAGCTTGCAAAAATAAGCTCTTTAGCACAAATCAAAACTTACTTATTCAATGTTATACAAGATCTCAAAATTGACATTGTAAATCTTGACGTAAAGATACAATCAAACACAATAAGCATTGTCTTTCACTTTCCAAATGACACTCTAAACATGGAGGTAAAATTATGAGCATACTGTTTGATTCTGATGTTGGAGTCTTGAAAAAGAATATTGAACAAATTGTAAATGCTAAACGTCAATATTTGAGAGATAATTATAAAATATTAATTAACGACGACCCAGCATCCATTTATAACATTATTGCAACATCACTTGCATTTAAAGAATGTGAACTAATTGATGAAGTTAACAAATTATTTGAATCTATAAAACCTGATTCTGAATATTGGCAAGCGATAGAAAAACATATAAGTGTCAAAAGTACTACTTATGAGGCTATTAAGAACTCTCTACTATCTATTAATGGTATTACACACGCAAATATCAAAAGTACTGCTGGTACAGCTAGTATCTATCTTATTATAGATGATGAATTTATGAATTCGAATAAAACACAAATAGAAGATACAAATCTAAAAGCAAATATTTGGAATACACTTTATCTAACATGTCCAATTGGTACTACTTTCGAAGGAGACATCATTATCGACGGAATTAACAACAATAATCAAAGAATCGAATATAAAGTGTCACTTGGTAAGAAAAAATACGTATATCTCAAAAGCAAATATAAAGTAAATGTTAAAAATCATCTATATCTTAATGTTGACGCTAAAATTAGAGATATTTACACCAGAATTGCAAATAATAATTATGGTGATATGGGAATTAGTTTTGAATATCAAGATTTCTTTGCTCCTGTGAATGAAATTAAGGGCGTACACTGCATTGATGTCTCTGTTGCTCTAAAAGAAAACTTGAATACAAAAATTAATGAGATCAATGATAACGAATTTAAGAATAATGAAAATATTCAGGTTGAAGAAAATGAAATTCTTGATTTTGATTTTACTTCTGATAGATTGTTAATCAATATATCCTCATAAAAAGGAGTCTGCATGACAAGTATACCTACTATACCCACAGTCTTTCATGACACTGAAGTTGAAAAAATAATACATGCCGAACTT is part of the Borrelia hispanica CRI genome and encodes:
- a CDS encoding DUF777 family protein; translation: MNGNYEIYRMNAKMQGSALTQEEIKQWIYSNVFISKVGIIKSFNSQTQEAVVIIPEYKNLEIKTKNISNMHFDLQENDEVILLQSSISLFDSKDNNYFDKNYFYILRPINMQNATIKVDDFSIHTQNLMEIKNNNISLKQVLEEIVHCLHNLRVSGQGTVEPSFYTYVNNIQTKINMLLK
- a CDS encoding contractile injection system sheath initiator: MDIRIDNDFNLAFDSNLQLVDSIEEQKQRLFIFLKTPKGSLFYDPQWGLDYSHIVKLAKISSLAQIKTYLFNVIQDLKIDIVNLDVKIQSNTISIVFHFPNDTLNMEVKL
- a CDS encoding DUF276 domain-containing protein (DUF276 is restricted to Borreliella and related spirochetes.): MSILFDSDVGVLKKNIEQIVNAKRQYLRDNYKILINDDPASIYNIIATSLAFKECELIDEVNKLFESIKPDSEYWQAIEKHISVKSTTYEAIKNSLLSINGITHANIKSTAGTASIYLIIDDEFMNSNKTQIEDTNLKANIWNTLYLTCPIGTTFEGDIIIDGINNNNQRIEYKVSLGKKKYVYLKSKYKVNVKNHLYLNVDAKIRDIYTRIANNNYGDMGISFEYQDFFAPVNEIKGVHCIDVSVALKENLNTKINEINDNEFKNNENIQVEENEILDFDFTSDRLLINISS